The Salvelinus namaycush isolate Seneca chromosome 8, SaNama_1.0, whole genome shotgun sequence genome has a segment encoding these proteins:
- the LOC120052427 gene encoding spindlin-Z-like translates to MSKKRGRKRSSGELSDTTVMTPDPNSLLGVRIQHNWREKGSQSKWKGTVLDRLSVNPSLFMVKYDGFDCVYGIELFKDERVSNLQVLTEKLVNNKIKVPHGAEDLVGKAVEHLFEKEDGEKNEWRGMVLSRAPIMTNWYYITYEKDPVLYMYQLWDDYAEGDLRILPEAENKHLLPADRKPGEETESLVGKQVEYVTDKGVKRTGLVIYQVPAKPSVYYIKYDDDFHIHVYDLVKTT, encoded by the exons ATGTCCAAGAAAAGGGGCAg AAAGCGGAGTAGCGGGGAGCTGAGTGACACCACAGTGATGACCCCTGACCCCAACAGTCTCCTGGGAGTGAGAATACAACACAACTGGAGGGAGAAGGGCAGCCAGAGCAAATGGAAAGGCACCGTCCTGGACCGTCTCAGTGTCAACCCCTCACTATTCATGGTCAAGTACGACGGGTTTGACTGCGTCTACGGCATCGAGCTATTCAAGGACGAAAGGGTGTCTAATCTACAGGTCCTCACGGAGAAACTTG TCAACAACAAGATCAAGGTTCCTCACGGAGCAGAGGATTTGGTAGGCAAGGCGGTGGAGCACCTTTTTgagaaggaggatggagagaagaaCGAGTGGCGAGGCATGGTCCTCTCCAGGGCTCCCATCATGACTAACTGGTATTACATCACCTATGAGAAGGACCCCGTGCTCTACATGTACCAGCTGTGGGACGATTATGCCGAGGGAGATCTCAGGATCTTACCTGAAGCAG AAAATAAGCACTTGCTTCCGGCCGACCGAAAGCCCGGCGAGGAGACTGAGAGTCTCGTGGGTAAGCAGGTTGAGTATGTTACTGACAAAGGTGTGAAGCGAACAGGCCTAGTGATCTACCAAGTCCCTGCCAAGCCTTCTGTATACTACATCAAATACGACGATGACTTTCACATCCATGTCTACGACCTGGTCAAGACCACATAG